Below is a window of Pirellulales bacterium DNA.
GTCTACTTCTACCAGTCGGACATCGACTCGTTCATGAGCCACGTGGACGAACTGGACGACAAGCTCAAGGCCGGCGACACCAGCTTCTCTTATACGATTTTCAGCACCCTGCTCAAGCGGATTGACGAGCGGGTGCAGACGATCGACGAGCTGCTGAACATGGACCACGACTTCACGGTCGATGAAGAGATGGTGAGCGATCCCGACGCGGCCCAGTATCCCAAAGACGCCGCCGAGGCCCGCGACCTGTGGCGAAAGCGGATCAAGTACGACCTGTTGCTGTTCAAGGCCGACGATCTGTCCAAAAAGGACGAAAAAAAGGAGGCCGATAAGGCCGACGAAAAGGGGGCCGACGAGCAGTCGCCCAAAGACCGGCTCACGCGGCGCTACCATAGCTTTGCCAAACGGATGCGCCAGACCGATCACGAAGAGTTGCTGGAGATGTATTTGACCAGCCTGATGACGTCCTACGATCCGCACAGCAACTACATGGCCCCCAAGACGCTGGAAAACTTCAAAATCATGATGCGTCTCGACCTGGAGGGGATCGGCGCGTCGCTGCAATTTGACGACGGTTACACGGTCGTCAAAGAATTGATCCCCGGCGGCGCGGCGCAGAAAGAGGGGCATCTCAAGCCCGAAGACCGGATCGTGGGCGTCGGCCAGGGCCCGGACGGGTCGATCGTCGATACGGTGGACATGAAGCTCTCCGACGTGGTCGATATGATCCGCGGCACGCGCGGGACGACGGTGCGGCTGGAAGTCGTGCCCGCCGGCAAGCACGACCGGCAGGTTTACAGCATCGTGCGGGAGAAGATCATGCTGACCGACAGCGAGGCCCGCGGGCAGATCATCGAACACGACCGCGACGGGCAAAAATATCGGATTGGCGTGATCGACCTGCCCAGCTTCTACATGGACATGGAAGCGGCCGGCCGCGGCATTCCGGAGTACAAGAGCACCACGCGCGACGTGACCCGCATCCTGCGAGATTTCCGCTCGAAAGGCGTGGACTGCGTCGTGCTCGACCTGCGCCTCAACGGGGGCGGCTCGCTCACCGAGGCCATCAGCGTCACCGGGCTGTTCCTTGATGAAGGGCCGATCGTGCAGGTGAAAGACAAGGTCGGCAACGTGCAGCACTACGACGACGTGGAACGCGGCACCGAGTGGGACGGCCCGCTGGTGGTGCTGGCCAGCAAG
It encodes the following:
- a CDS encoding carboxy terminal-processing peptidase; translated protein: MIRSLFSLHRIRSRYVPWCLAAMVVFAVQGSLAELSGPTASDRQITLSVISLLKLDHLSRHPLDNEIAHRTLKGFLKMLDHYKVYFYQSDIDSFMSHVDELDDKLKAGDTSFSYTIFSTLLKRIDERVQTIDELLNMDHDFTVDEEMVSDPDAAQYPKDAAEARDLWRKRIKYDLLLFKADDLSKKDEKKEADKADEKGADEQSPKDRLTRRYHSFAKRMRQTDHEELLEMYLTSLMTSYDPHSNYMAPKTLENFKIMMRLDLEGIGASLQFDDGYTVVKELIPGGAAQKEGHLKPEDRIVGVGQGPDGSIVDTVDMKLSDVVDMIRGTRGTTVRLEVVPAGKHDRQVYSIVREKIMLTDSEARGQIIEHDRDGQKYRIGVIDLPSFYMDMEAAGRGIPEYKSTTRDVTRILRDFRSKGVDCVVLDLRLNGGGSLTEAISVTGLFLDEGPIVQVKDKVGNVQHYDDVERGTEWDGPLVVLASKLSASASEIFAGAIQDYQRGIIVGDTTTHGKGTVQSLLDLGRQLFRVTMSAPKLGALKITMQQFYRPDGDSTQNRGVLADVVLPSMTDVIKGIGESEMDYALAFDRVEPVPHEHAGLVDGNLVDQLKAASAKRQEGSDGFKKLLRNIDRYQQQKSRKTITLNEEKYLAERAELNAEKEEEDQLDDLTHSRRVVFDTKSFYNQEVLDIAVDYLRLVKRVARAN